A genomic window from Fusarium oxysporum Fo47 chromosome VIII, complete sequence includes:
- a CDS encoding and other transporter-domain-containing protein gives MADKQDMVTPAPAAAPPSKNTPENTAAVDSAAEDNTDPSKTHINIVEHARSAAHKERTMTLRQGIKLYPKAIFWSILISTCIVMEGYDISLVNNFYAFPQFNKKYGVLGDDGEYQVPAAWQAGLSNGAHCGEIIGLFINGWISERFGYRYTVMACLVCVAGFTTIFFTAQNVQTLLVAEILCGIPWGIFQTLTITYASEVCPVALRGYLTTYVNFCWGLGQEIGIGVIHAMLKRDDEWAYRIPYALQWMWPLPLLIGIFFAPESPWWLVRRGRTQDAKEALLRLTSLDRETDFDADETIAMMVHTTALEEKITSGASYWDCFKGTDLRRTEIVCMIWAIQNLSGNSFSNYSTYFLEQAGLSADKAYSFALGQYGINMAGVFGAWGLMTLGIGRRSLVLYGLCGLCSMLLIMGFLGLVPEAHRSQSSLATGCMMIVWALFYQLTIGTVCYSLVGELSSRRLQIKTVVLGRNLYNVVGIINSVLTPYMLNPTAWDWGNYAGFFWGGICFLCIIYTFFRLPEPSGRTFAELDVLFERGISARKFASTEVDVFHETVEENVMNRYEELADAPSEKVHDKA, from the exons ATGGCGGACAAACAAGACATGGTGACGCCGGCCCCGGCAGCGGCCCCGCCTTCGAAGAACACCCCCGAAAACACGGCCGCCGTGGACTCGGCCGCTGAGGACAACACCGACCCCAGCAAGACGCATATCAACATCGTCGAGCATGCCCGTTCGGCTGCCCACAAGGAGCGTACCATGACCCTCCGCCAGGGCATCAAGCTCTATCCCAAGGCCATTTTCTGGAGTATCCTCATCTCCACATGTATTGTAATGGAGGGATATGACATCTCTCTCGTCAATAACTTTT ATGCCTTCCCGCAGTTCAACAAGAAGTATGGcgtccttggtgatgatggagaatACCAGGTACCGGCTGCGTGGCAAGCTGGTCTGAGTAAC GGAGCCCATTGTGGTGAGATCATTGGTCTTTTCATTAACGGATGGATCTCTGAACGATTTGGTTATCGTTACACTGTCATGGCCTGTCTTGTCTGTGTAGCTGGCTTCACAACCATCTTCTTTACCGCTCAGAACGTTCAGACCCTGCTTGTTGCTGAGATACTTTGTGGTATTCCGTGGGGTATCTTCCAAACATTGACCATCACCTATGCATCTGAGGTTTGTCCTGTTGCTCTGCGTGGGTACTTGACGACGTATGTCAACTTCTGCTGGGGCCTTGGCCAGGAGATCGGCATAGGCGTCATTCACGCCATGCTCAAGCGCGACGATGAATGGGCGTACCGCATTCCATATGCTCTCCAGTGGATGTGGCCCTTGCCGCTCCTCATTGGCATCTTTTTTGCGCCCGAATCGCCGTGGTGGCTGGTCCGAAGAGGTCGCACCCAGGATGCTAAGGAGGCATTACTTCGCTTGACCAGTCTCGACCGCGAGACTGACTTTGACGCCGACGAAACTATCGCCATGATGGTACATACAACTGCccttgaagagaagatcaCATCTGGTGCAAGTTACTGGGACTGCTTCAAGGGCACCGACCTTCGCCGTACCGAGATCGTATGCATGATCTGGGCCATTCAGAACCTAAGCGGCAATTCATTCTCCAACTATTCCACCTACTTCCTTGAACAGGCTGGACTATCAGCCGACAAGGCATATTCATTTGCCCTTGGCCAGTACGGCATCAATATGGCCGGAGTTTTTGGTGCTTGGGGTCTTATGACTTTGGGTATTGGCAGACGATCCTTAGTTCTCTATGGTCTCTGCGGTCTTTGTTCCATGTTGCTCATCATGGGTTTCCTTGGTCTAGTGCCCGAGGCTCATCGAAGTCAATCATCGCTAGCCACAGGCTGTATGATGATTGTATGGGCGCTGTTCTACCAGCTGACCATTGGAACTGTATGCTATTCTCTTGTGGGAGAATTGTCATCTCGGCGTTTGCAGATCAAGACAGTTGTTCTTGGCCGTAACCTCTA CAACGTCGTGGGCATTATCAACAGCGTTTTGACTCCTTATATGCTAAACCCCACAGCCTGGGATTGGGGTAATTATGCGGGATTCTTCTGG GGCGGTATTTGCTTCTTGTGCATCATCTACACCTTCTTCCGCTTACCAGAGCCAAGTGGGCGCACATTTGCGGAGCTCGACGTGCTTTTTGAGCGAGGTATCAGCGCAAGGAAGTTCGCGTCTACTGAGGTGGATGTATTCCATGAGACCGTGGAGGAGAATGTCATGAATCGGTACGAAGAACTCGCGGACGCACCCTCCGAGAAGGTCCACGACAAAGCATAG
- a CDS encoding ASST-domain-containing protein, whose amino-acid sequence MLSFLVQVATLASLATLSLADDAPVNDLEAYNKGFLGQFPSQEFKSSDVVAPVFQISTFNPNLVDDSGFLFLTMEHGDKSGPAIFSSKDLSLVYADISYAKTFDARAQVKSGGKYLTFIEGGRCHAFDANYQKKWTVEIENLGPTQGSIHEFEITTQGGTALMTAVQDVRYNLTALGGEMDGWLSDSIFQEVELETNRVTNVWRSFTHVNLTDTMVKYSPKKTFMHGDGFDWFHIDSVSKTSKGHYLVSSRSLSAIILLQADSLNPRWVLGGKRNQFKDLSGGNATNFANQYDAKFVQGNESQISFFDNQATTSGSCSGENCSRGVVVELDYEEMTVRLLHEFYHPREISSGSGGSVQGLDNGNFLVGWGANPAITEHTSNGTVVMDIQRGVIPHETNGDPDLDISVYRAWKMEWIGRPPWGPSIASALPGNEATNATIYVSWNGDTQVDQWEVYVGEDDKNATSSPRLLANSSRFGFETEILLETLPLPRSARAVGSLIDLQGSRNVCAYTPGALSGASKTEDQQQDKTAKKGEQESGENTVEKELGPLARRLEEATEEALFTGGRAGRRAVEDAGFSEELKERLLNKIADANFKSENASAFAEASLSSTAGEGTRHIASAQAWTGEESTADTVLRMLDDAKKPLAPGLRGKFQPPPVDMRLQKQPRRSAGEKVAKARDKVNTYVGMGGQQAKNGMSEDEKEAWRKELRERFEPGARALPNSITGLAALANERIENAIARGQFKNIPRGKGVERDARADNPFIDTTEYIMNKMIQRQDIVPPWIEKQQELAKQLGIFRARLRNDWRRFAARMIASRGGSLQEQIRRAEEYAAAEEVHNPIIRKKTDGQVEEIKAASPVVGRPFRDSAWEQTEAAYHKLSIERLNALTRSYNLMAPDLAKKPYFSLERELKACFAEVAPTVAREIQERATGGTARSLGGGGQAGKQTGLLETLTGGDDVKVHVEAQEKAYGLKEWWRDVWKKN is encoded by the exons ATGCTTTCGTTTTTGGTGCAAGTCGCGACGCTTGCTTCGTTAGCTACTCTATCTCTCGCAGATGACGCTCCAGTGAATGACTTGGAGGCATACAATAAGGGCTTCCTCGGTCAATTTCCCTCACAGGAATTCAAGTCCTCGGACGTAGTAGCCCCTGTCTTCCAAATCAGTACCTTCAACCCCAATCTTGTCGATGATTCAgggtttctcttcttgacaaTGGAACACGGCGACAAATCAGGGcctgccatcttctccagcaAAGATCTCAGCCTCGTATATGCTGACATCTCATACGCCAAAACATTTGATGCTCGTGCTCAAGTGAAGAGCGGAGGCAAGTATCTCACTTTCATTGAGGGCGGTCGCTGTCATGCCTTTGATGCCAACTACCAGAAGAAATGGACAGTCGAGATCGAGAACCTAGGGCCTACACAGGGCAGTATCCATGAGTTCGAGATCACAACTCAGGGGGGCACAGCTCTGATGACCGCTGTCCAGGATGTCAGATACAACTTGACTGCTCTTGGGGGTGAAATGGATGGTTGGCTAAGCGATTCCATCTTTCAAGAAGTCGAGCTCGAAACCAACAGGGTTACCAACGTGTGGAGATCCTTCACACATGTCAACCTGACCGACACCATGGTCAAATACAGTCCCAAAAAGACGTTCATGCATGGTGATGGTTTCGACTGGTTTCACATAGACAGTGTGTCGAAG ACCTCGAAAGGTCATTACCTGGTTTCATCAAGGAGTCTTTCGGCaatcatcctcctccaggCGGATAGCCTGAACCCACGATGGGTCCTCGGAGGAAAGCGCAACCAATTCAAGGACCTCAGTGGCGGCAATGCAACCAACTTCGCAAATCAATATGACGCAAAGTTTGTCCAGGGCAATGAGAGTCAAATCAGTTTCTTCGACAACCAAGCCACCACAAGCGGATCATGTAGCGGAGAAAATTGTTCTCGTGGTGTTGTTGTGGAACTTGACTATGAGGAAATGACAGTCAGGCTTTTACATGAATTTTATCATCCTCGGGAGATCTCCTCGGGTTCAGGGGGCAGCGTCCAGGGCCTTGACAATGGCAACTTCCTTGTCGGCTGGGGAGCGAACCCAGCGATTACAGAGCATACATCCAATGGTACAGTTGTCATGGATATTCAGCGAGGAGTTATCCCACATGAAACTAACGGTGACCCCGATCTTGATATATCTGTGTATCGCGCGTGGAAGATGGAATGGATTGGCCGACCTCCATGGGGTCCTTCCATCGCTTCCGCGCTTCCAGGGAATGAGGCGACAAACGCTACCATCTATGTGTCCTGGAACGGCGATACTCAGGTTGACCAATGGGAAGTG TACGTTGGTGAAGATGACAAGAATGCCACTTCTTCTCCGAGACTTCTCGCAAATTCATCTCGATTTGGCTTTGAAACAGAAATCCTCCTGGAAACATTGCCACTTCCTAGATCCGCACGGGCTGTCGGT TCTCTCATAGATCTTCAAGGCTCACGAAATGTCTGTGCCTATACGCCGGGTGCCCTTT CTGGTGCATCCAAGACAGAGgatcaacaacaagacaaAACTGCAAAGAAAGGCGAACAAGAGAGTGGTGAAAATACTGTGGAGAAGGAACTTGGGCCCTTGGCTCGACGGTTGGAAGAAGCCACAGAGGAAGCCCTCTTTACCGGTGGAAGAGCCGGACGTCGGGCCGTTGAGGATGCCGGTTTCTCGGAAGAGCTTAAGGAAAGACTGTTGAACAAAATTGCAGATGCAAATTTTAAATCTGAAAATGCCAGCGCCTTTGCCGAGGCCAGTCTCTCGTCAACGGCAGGCGAGGGGACACGGCATATCGCTTCAGCGCAGGCGTGGACAGGAGAAGAGAGCACTGCAGATACGGTACTTCGAATGCTCGATGATGCAAAGAAACCTCTCGCTCCAGGCCTAAGGGGCAAGTTTCAACCCCCTCCGGTTGATATGCGACTACAGAAGCAACCGAGGCGATCAGCTGGAGAGAAAGTAGCCAAAGCGAGGGACAAGGTGAACACCTATGTCGGAATGGGTGGTCAACAAGCCAAAAATGGTATGAGTGAAGATGAAAAAGAGGCTTGGAGAAAAGAGTTGAGGGAGAGGTTTGAGCCTGGAGCCCGAGCGTTACCAAACTCTATCACGGGTCTTGCAGCACTGGCGAATGAACGCATCGAGAACGCTATTGCGAGAGGACAGTTCAAGAATATTCCCCGCGGAAAGGGAGTTGAGCGTGATGCTCGCGCCGATAACCCCTTTATCGATACGACGGAGTATATCATGAACAAAATGATTCAAAGACAGGACATCGTTCCACCCTGGATAGAGAAGCAGCAGGAACTTGCCAAGCAGCTCGGTATTTTTAGAGCTCGACTCCGAAACGACTGGCGACGCTTTGCAGCAAGGATGATCGCTTCACGGGGAGGATCATTGCAGGAGCAGATTCGAAGAGCAGAAGAATACGCTGCAGCGGAAGAGGTGCATAACCCAATTATACGAAAGAAAACCGATGGCCAAGTGGAAGAGATTAAAGCTGCCTCGCCGGTTGTTGGAAGGCCGTTTCGAGATTCAGCGTGGGAGCAAACTGAAGCGGCATATCACAAGCTGTCGATTGAGCGTCTTAATGCCCTGACACGAAGCTATAACTTGATGGCACCGGATCTAGCAAAGAAGCCGTACTTTTCACTTGAGCGAGAACTCAAGGCGTGCTTTGCTGAAGTTGCGCCTACAGTGGCTCGAGAGATTCAGGAGCGTGCAACGGGTGGAACGGCGAGGAGTTTGGGAGGAGGGGGTCAAGCGGGCAAACAGACGGGTTTGCTAGAGACATTGACTGGAGGTGACGATGTCAAGGTTCATGTTGAAGCACAGGAGAAAGCATATGGGCTGAAGGAGTGGTGGAGAGACGTGTGGAAGAAGAATTGA